tttttttttggaagaaaaCTTGTTTTTGGCCTTTTTCGAGCAAATGATTATGTTGATTTGTTTTCGAAGTAAAAAGAAACTTAATATTAATAGTTATGCAGGTATCTGGCAACTTCCTGGCTTTCAAGTCCTCATATTCAGACTACTTTCTTGCATTTCTTTGGGAGGCCTCCAAGTTTCAATTACAGAAGGTGATCATCTTCAATTTGCTTTCATTTCATTAGACcatctttatttatgtttggAATCTGGCATTGGTTGGGATGTGAATCGGGTGTGACTATATAAGTGTGAGGGAAAGTCTCACCTCTATAGCTAGCTTTTGGGATGGGAAGGCCCAATGGTACTTTGTGGTGGTCCAACAAGTGGTATCAACTCAAGGTTAGAAAGAACAATCTTTTCCAAGGTGAGGTTTATGGTCTATACAGTTCTCAAACTTTGCCCATCCCCAAAGGCCCAGTCAAGGGGAGGTTTCACTTGCCTTAGCCCTAGAATTTGGGGTGTGTGAGATCCAATTGTACTTTTTGGTGGCTCAACATTTCGTACACTTGGTATTTAATTAGTATTTCACTGAATATGCTGCTATTGCAAGAATTTTTCTGAACAACAGAAACAATAAAGCTTGTGTGGAATTTGACTTGTTGCagaaataatttgtatttgacTTCAAGAGATTGTTTAATCGAGTTGAATATTTATCTTGTTGATTCCAATGCAATTTGAAATAtgtatttttctttatctaCTTGCTAAACTGCACACGTCGCATGGTTTAAAGAATCTATTCTGGGCTTGTTATTTTATGCATCATTATATCTCTTGTTCTGATTTTCTTTCCCacttcattttctctcttattttttctattattttaggGTGTGTGGTAGGAGGGGAGGAGGATAGTggacttttaattttttttagtgttaGATTGTATCTACATTACAATAACATTTTGGATTTTGATTCCCGGTATTAATCTAACAaatgtttatgtatatatttttccaGACAACTATTTCATTTACCTGATGGTGGAATGATTGCTTTGGATTGGCTATTAAGTTCTGATGGTAAATGCATCATTTTATTCAGTTTTGACAGCTAATGAAATTATATCTGAAGGTGATATTATTGCTTTGAATTGGCTTAAGATATCTGATGGTAAATATACGACATTGTCAACTACTCTGTGCAAAATGCTTATGCTATGAAAGATTCAACATTGTATCGTCATGACTTCCCTTTTTAACAGTAGCATTAACTGTTTTCTTGATGTTTTTGAAGCTCATATGGAGTTGTACTAGAAGAAATATTTCTACACTTTTAATTAATCAAAGCTACAAAGAACATGACCTAATCTTAACCATATAAAAGAGTTGCTTGTACTTTGTCAATTCTGTAGGTCTGTTTTTGGCTCTCTCATTTACGCAGTTTCTATGACAGTATTACACGGTTGGTCTTGAAACTGCACCTCGATATTGGCAGTTATATTTTGTTCTTGGTCGGCTTTCTAATTAGTATAAGTGgcattttttattcatattttatccttttgttgatttttaaagCAATTATTTTGGGGATAAAATTTCCGCTTTATTGTCAGTAAAGTTATTCCTATTACCAAATTTTCCTGTATATTGCCTAATATAAAGTTCATAGAATTCTGGGTTGGTTgtaccatttttctttttctacaaCTTTTGGAAGAACTATAGACcattttcatcattattttcttttccatctccttattataattaacaaagctggcatgcaaatttttttatctgatagccattttttaattaaactaatatttatacCTAAAAGACCATAATATACAAATTTAGTATGTGTGTGCATGGGTGCTCTATCATTAAATACAAGCACTTATTATAGAATTTCCCTACTATTTTGAGATAACAAGTTGCATAGAAGTACTAGGAAAGTTCTAAAAACATTTGTCTGGTTCTTAGTTTATGACATTGTTGGACTGATAATTTGCATATGATGTTAAACTAAATCTAGCACTACATATATGAATACTGAGGTGTGCATTCTTTTGCTTCCAATCTTGTAAATCAGGTCTATATTTTGGAGAGACTGATTATTAGTTTGGTATTAACTGGTAAcaagttttagttttttctgATTATGTATTCAACAGCTTCAGGAGGTGCTTTTCATGTGAACAATGCTATTTCTAAGGAGGATACAACCCCTATTGTTGTTGTGATTCCTGGCTTAACAAGCGATTCTGATTCTGCTGTAAGCTCAATAATACTTATTTTGTCTTATCTTCTGATCTCTTGGCACTTctgtttcaaattttatgtaatGAGTGTTCAATTTTATGAAGATACTGTTGTATAATATAGTTGAAATTGAAGTTATTTGTGATCTTTCAGGCTGCCATTGTCATATTGTTTGTGTAACTGGACAATACTTTCTGGTTATTTACCTATATCCAATAACCTAAATAATTAGGTTATGGCTTTGGCCTGCAGTAACTTATGAAGCTCATCTAGTTTAAAGCATTATTTGTTGTATTGAAGGAACGACACATATGTTAACAATTTGGAACTTATGTTCTACTTATTATTGGTAGACCACAAATTATTACTCCATATAAGTTATAGTAACTGGTCACTTTTTATTGTATGAATTGCAGTATATAAAGCATCTTGCCTTTACTACAGCAACACGTGGATGGAACGTTGTTGTCACCAACCACCGAGGATTGGGTGGTGTTTCAGTTACTGTGAGTTCTTTCTCGTTGGATTTTCCTTTGTGGAAACTGTTTATTTCGTAAATATAATATGAGGGACTGTCTATccaaatggaaaaaaataagcttcattaaaataaaaattttatggttTGCGATTGTGTGTTATTAGAGCTAAGGTTCACATTTCCTGTAAGACAGGGAGAGTACAAGGGGCATATGATGGACATGGATTAGGAGAAAATAGGGGATAAGGAAGAATAGTTTTGAGGAAGTGGGTTGCCATTATGATGAGAAAGTGGGCGGTAGTTATTTTGAGGAAGTGGGCTGCAGTTATGATGAGAAAGTAGGCAAAAGTTATGATACGTGGGCAGGAAAAGAGTAGGGGTTAAGGGTGGAGAAACATGGGGAAACATGGAAAACATTCAAAAGTAGTTATGCAATAGGCAGTTATAAATGAGTTGTAGGAGGACAAAGGAAATAAGGAAAATCAAAGAAGAATTTGTGTAGGGAGAGTTCGGGCCTTTCAAAAGCCAATAGGATTGTTTCCTGTTCTTTGTAATTCCTATTATCATTTAGTAGAAAGATTTCATTTCCATTCCATGTGTTTCAATTAGGTTGTTGAGCTTATAGTTTACAAATGCTTAACAATTTTGATATCAAAGAAACAACTTGGGTGTGGTTAAATTTAGAATGGAGGGAAGAGTTAATAGTGTGGAAAATGAAGTGGAGATGGTGAAGGCTAAAATATAGGTGATGGACAGATAGTTGAACCATTTGGAGGAAGGAATGTGTTAGGAACTCAActtttattcaacaaaaacagaggataaaaacataaaatacacaataaaataaaactatttaattaatcaaaagattataaggataaatcaaacaattcaaGAAGTTCGAGGCCTCCCACTTCAAACAGTTCGAGAAGTCCAAAACCTTCAATTTTCCGACCATTTGAAATATGGGAGATCTCCTTGAATTAGCTAAAGTTGGCTGCCTAAATTACACaactctaaaatatttcttctatcccatttgaaacataaaaaccttatttataatgaaaactACTATTGGAGTGAGGACAAGTGTCCAAAttctaacattttcacctctaattcatctaatacaaaaaataaaaatacaaaatgcacaataaaataaaaccgtCTTATTAATCGAAAGGTTATAAGGATAAACTGAACAATTCGAAGAGTTTGAAATCTTTTAATCCGGACAATTTGAAGAGTCTGGAACCTCGCATTTTTCGACCATTTAAGGCGTCAGATACTTTCTACAATCAACCAAGATTGGCTGCCCAAATAAgaaactctaatattttttctttctttcttttgagaTATAAAGaccttatttataaagaaaattactATTGGATTGAGGATGAATGTCGTAATTCTAACATTTCCTTCCCTTTCAAAACCACTTTGTCCTCAAGGTGTGAATTGGTTTAGCACTGGAGGATTGGGCACATATTGGGTAGCTAGTGGTGAACGTGTTGGTGACGATGGAAGAATGGCTGACCAAAGTTTTCGTGAGTGAAATTAATGAGGAATTTCGAACGAAGATGCGCTTGTTTGGGGCACACTCATCAAAGTGTGACCTACATCTATGACATCAACGTGAGTCGATGCTCTATTTTATGAACTAGCATGGTGAGATGGGGAACGAAAGATGTGGAAATGTCAGTGGAATTAGAGCTTGCAAAGTTTGAAATGGGAAATATTATAAGTGAGATTTGTGTTCAGTATTTCAATTGTGCCTCCCAAGAAAGCATCCTTCTTTTGGGGCAATTGCACATATTTGTCTATTTTATTGGCTTTTATCTCACCACATTTGGATTTGATACAAGGAAAATTATTCAGTTCAATGACATAACAATTATAAGACAGGTAAAGTTAGTTGGGGTTTATCCTAAGGCAATAGGAATTTGTGTTTGGGAAAGAAAGTACTCAACACCATTTTTGTCCTAGGATGATACGTTCAAGTTTATTAATGATTTATGGTTGCAACATAGTAATGGTTTGCAATCAATATCTGGACAACGAGATTTTTTATTCGAGGCTAGCAACCTTGAGAATGAGCCCATTGTTGAAGCTAAGTTCTCGATGAAAGTTATTCAAATGGTTGTTGAGAGTGCAAAAGTTGTCGGAGCTAGTGTTGGCCACGGAAGCAATGGTGATAAGATGTCAGTGTTTAAGGATCATGGGACGAATATAACCAAGTTACTGAGAGAGAATAAATTGGGTCCTATTGTTGGAAGACTATCATAAACACATGTTATTCGAATTTGGGGTTGTTGAActaagaaaaatcaatttccaACGGAAGAACTTGTTTGTGTGATGCAATGGGAAACTAAAGTGCAGAGGCATATCtaggtagggctggattcgagccgagccgagctcggctcggttttttggCCGACTctagttcggctcgagctcgactcgagttgaactcggctcggctcgagttcggctcgtttttggcTCGGCTCGTTTATGGCTaactcggctcgtttttcatatcaaaacggcaccgttttgtatatatatatagatcaaaacgacgacgttttgtataaaaaattaaaaaaaaaaattaccgagctaacccgagccagctcgagctcggctcgtttcgggctcaaaccgagccgagccgagctcgagctcgagctggctcggctcgaatccagccctatatCCAGGATTGCGAAAGCGCATGTGATATATAGAAAACACAGAAGTAATGGAGTCTGAAGTCTATCCAAAGTGGGATTTCAATGTTATTTTCGCTTACCAAATGCCACCCATAGCGCCAAAAGGAGATGAtgatttatagaaaaaattgaagaaattgagGCATGTTTTTCCCCtattcaccttgaggacaaggtgttTCTTGTTTGGCGGGGTATTGTTAGGATCCACATATGCTTATCGtaggaagaaaagaagaaatgagGCCAAGACACAGGGCAACAGTTGGGAGATGACAGATGGCAACCAACAAATTAACGGAAAAGCAACAAACCAACACTTATCGAATGAAGACATAGCAAGCAAGTAGCACAGAGTGGAACAAACGGTGGGAACCACTGAGACTCCTAGAGCTGAGTTGGCAGAGCATTATTGAAAGGCATTCTGGAGGAGTGCAATGAAATAGGCTTGGAGAGAGAAAGGCAAATCAGAGaagaattttggaaaaaaaaaggagagattTGAGGGAGAGAAACCAGCCTCTGGAAAGCTGGCTTATAGATTATATTTTGGTTGTTGATTTCTCTGTTATTCTCTTAAACTTTTGTGAATGTTTTGCAGATGATGCTAGTCTGAGTTTGTAAGGCCTTCTGTTATTGAAAAACTGCTCAAAAAGAAAATCCATTACATCAAtacaaattttagttcagtaTATTTCAATGCTGTGTTTTGCGTTTGTTTTATAGTTTATtatccaaaatatataaatacatttgcAGCACTCCAGAACTTTGTTAGTTTCTTGGCCATTGGAGAGAAGCAGCAACTTCAGTTGAGTCAGTCTACTCTAGGTCTGTATCAGTATACATTAGTCCAAACACATACATACTAACTTCTGTGATAAATACTTAAGGTTTGTTTCATTGTTATAAAGGAAATGAATGGCTCCAtcactttctctttttattttttattttttgtttttttgttcttttttaaaaaatctgtCAGCTTTCCTTACATGTTCATCCAACGTGGTTAGCTACAAAATTTCTGAAATATGATGCCCTTAGTAGGTGGCCCCAAGAGGATTTGAACTATTGGTCTCTTGGTTGAAATCAAGGGCCTTTACCACTAATTCCAATCCTTCGGGTTTGCTCTATCAGTTACAAGGTATGGTTTGTTGCACAAATCAGTCACTTAGGAGTAATGGAGAGATTAATAGCCTTGAAAAAGGGTTGTAAAACATTTGAAGGCTACAATGTCATGATTTCAAACTAACCTCCTtctgttaattaatatttgagtGTGGTTCAAAATTATGGTTCTGTTAGGCTAATTATTTCTTCATAATGACCTGTAGAGATTCCCATTGGCCAACTATTGTTTTTTGCTCTATAAGgttttcaatttcttatttaatacAGTAATTTTCCACGAAAATCTGTGCAGTCAGATTGCTTTTATAATGCTGGATGGACAGAGGATACACGGGAAGTCGTTGGTTATCTGCATCAAGAGTATCCTAAGGCTCCTTTATTTGCTGTTGGAACCAGCATTGGTGCAAACATTCTGGTATGTTGGTTTCAATGTTCTTTCTGTTAAATCTCGTGGAAGGTTTCTTATTTCATTGAAATTGCACTTTAAGTTTTACCTACCATTTGCTTGTGTTGGCctgttgttttttaaattagcATTGGATGTGGGtcctctctttttttaatttttttttctttttgggcagaacaaagaaataaaatcttgGAAGTTagtttaaaacaaacaatttccGGGGTTATGATTATGCAATTTTAGGATGGTTTTGGACTTATTTATGGTTGACTTTTCTCTTGTTTTCTATTTGCTATTTGTAAATCTATATTAATGTTgcaaaaatagaaatgaaagaaagaagttTGTGTCATTTCTCTTTATGCCAAATCACCTTGATATTAATTCTTCCCCTCTATAACCTGACATATTTCTTTCAGGTAAAATATCTTGGAGAGGATGGAGAGAGGACACCTCTAGCTGGGGCTGTAGCTATTTGCTCACCGTGGGACCTTTTGGTTAGTGTCTTTACCATAACATAATGAAACTAAATGTAGTTTTCCACTTAAGTAGCACTGACACAAGGGGTTATTTTCTCACAATCCTGTCATGAATCGGTTACTATATATTCGATACAAGATCTTAATATCTTGGAGTCTGGTGTAAGTAATAACAGTAAGTTTTTAGGATAGTTTAGTTCTGGTGAGTTATATTGGTATAATGGgttaaagagtaatattttaCTTAGTGGTGTATTGAATTCTTGCAAGGTAATTTGTCAGACCCCTTGGTGGTTAAAGTGTACCACCGCTGGAAAAACAGACGTTGGTTTAGTGGCACAACAACAATGAAGGACCACTGGGAAAAGGAGTGACACATAGCTAGAGAAGGTTTGGAAAATAGTGAGAATAAAAGGAGGaattggagagagagagagacaggcAGAAAAATTAAGATTGGTTGTGCAAACTTTTGGGAAAGGCCTGGCTCTTGAATTCCAGCCTTGAGGAGAGAATCCGGCACTCTCGAATTTTATGGAAGTTTGAACTTGTGGAACTGTATTGAGTCGTTTAGTGGAGGTACCAATCATAAAGTATCTTGGTTTGTCATACGGAAGCTTTAAAACTGTTGTATGCGTGTACTGATGGAGACCCAAACCAACTCAACTAAACAGAGCAACAATTTCATCCACACAAAGCAATAAAAGACAGCAGTAAACAATCAGATGAATGAAAAGAAGAACTAAGTGAATGGATAAGAAGCTGAATTGATAGATTGTGTTAATAAGAAGTAGAATTACATGTCTGTTTGCAAAATAGCCAGCTAACTACTTAGAAGGACTGGGACATCGATTGAACAATAGAAAGAAATCAAGATCCTGGCTAATTCGAAAGTGCCAGGCCTCTCTTCACTACAAAGACACCTATATAATTTCTGCTTGCCCATTCTTTCCATCATACTTCCCTATTTAAAGATTCATCCCTCCAATTAATCACATCCATGCGGAAGTCTTTACTGGGTTCTAGAATATTCTTGGATCACACTCCCTCCTATTTCCACGCCTTTCTTGCTGCTGCTGGAACATCCCCGAACCACCTCATTCCTGCCTTCTGGCTTTTATGTTAGAACATTCCTGGATCACGTCATTTACACCTCCTCGCTTCATGTTTTGCTTGCTTTTTTTCTGCTTGCGAGCATACATTTTGGTGATTAGGGCTCATCATGTACTCCATACATATTTGATACATTTGCCTTCTTCTTGGGTTTGTGTTCATAGAACAGAGTTTCAGAAGGACTTTTTGTTCCTGGTCCAGCAATTTTCAGATGCATAGCAAACCTGAGGCTAAATTGCTCATGCTTGGAATTTGATGGCAATCCCTTAGAAAATGATTAAGCTGAAAGTATGAATTCCGCAAGAGATAAAGAATAGAATATCCTTGGAGAACAATAGAGAAGAGAGGGAAGAATTCAAGCGGAGGGACAGAAGGAAAGATGATAGACATTAGAAAAAATCTCAACATTCAATTCACTTAGAGAAACataacataacattattttaagcATACACACAATTCTGAGTGAACAAGCTTTCTTCATTACTAAGGATAGCTAGTTACGCTATTGGCTGGCATTTGCTTCATATTTAAACACTTAAAGACAAGATgcttacatataattatatgtgttCCTCAAATACCAAATAGAAAAATCATATGATAGTTGTTGAGAATGAAAGACTACAAGACATCACGTATTTTATACTTCATACATTTTTGCCCCTTTTTTAGCAGTAAAGCCTATCACATTATTCAAGCATTGTTGGCGCATTACTTCATAGAGTTCTTGATATTTCATTTGTAGAATACATATTTTGTTACTGCCATTTCTCTTTCTTGGTAGTTGGTACATtagaaaatgttatattttgtagcaccaagtttttcttctcattttgcGTTGAATAATAGATTGGAATTTTCTAGATTGGAGATGTAGCTGTCATTCATTAGCTTATTAGAGGTCATGGCCTCCCTTTTACTCCTTTGCAGATTGGTGACAGATTTATATGCCGTAGGCTGTTGCAAAAACTTTATGACAGAGCTCTTGCTATCGGCCTTCAAGGCTATGCCCAATTGTATGTCTGTGCTGCCCTTTTTTGCATAGTACTAAATAACGGGttatatttgaaaatctaatacaAAAGGTGTTCACTTCCTCTATCTAGTTTTGAAAAGAAATCGTTGAGGGTATCCTTTAGGTTATGTGATTCATGACAATTCTGTGATATTCTGTTTCTCTTTTATTGTTTCCTTTTTGGGGCtattttttgattgatttgaacTGAAAATATATCGTTTTGTGCAGACATGAACCTCGCTATTCTCGCCTTGCAAATTGGGAAGGCATAAAAAAGGTTGGCTTCTTCTCTTTGTTTGGACCATCGCCCATGTTTAGGGAGCTACTGCATCAGTATGATAAaccatttaaaattatgttaataattGATACTACATGCTACAAGGATGGTATATTTATTTGCTTGTCTACTTTTCTTcataatttcaactttttttagCCACATTTTTGTTCAGATAGAGTTTTTAGTCTTTTGTAAGTCATCCCGAGGAGATGCATGACAGACTTGCTGTGAATATAATATGGCCAAGATCAGGGGGGTGGTAGTAGTCATAATTTATACTAGCCTCTCTCTTGCTTTCTGTTGTACAAATTATTTCTTTCACTAAAGTCATTCAAGAGCAATCCTATATCAGTATGTTTCTAATTTATGTATTTCCTGTGCTTCCTCTGGCTAATGTGGTTTGTTCTGCTTGTGTTTCGAAGTCACGTTCTATTCGTGATTTTGACAATCATGCTACCTGCCTTGTTGGGAAATTTGAGGTACTAATGTCTTGCATTTAATCTCTCTTCTCTTAGAGTTCCTTTTCCTTATTAACAGAAGTATTGTGCCATATCCTCAGACTGTGGATACATACTACAGACGATGTAGCAGTTCTACTTATGTTGGAAATGTGGCTGTACCACTACTCTGTATCAGTGCTCTTGATGATCCGGTCTGCACTCGAGAAGCCATTCCTTGGGATGAATGCAGGTCAAGTTGCTATTGCATGCTACTGTATCATTTCTAACATTGTTTTGAGTGCCTCTATggagttttttaaatctttaacaGGGCAaacaaaaatgttgttttggCTACAACCCAGCATGGAGGACATCTGGCGTTCTTTGAAGGAATATCTGCTGCTACTGTGTGGTACTTTGTGCTTCCATGTTAATAGGATGCAggaaactataattaatgtttatttatcGGGCTAAATGCTTAAAATAATATACCATTTCATAAAGACCCCTTGTAACATTGAAATTTTGCAACTTTCATCGATTTTTGGGAAACACTCTCCAGCTTAAAAAAATGGGATTTGCAACTACGTCTATTTATGATGTTGGATGAATGGTAGAAGCTTGGTGGCCTCTCATATCTACATTCACATGCttgatgattttttgattgttgttaaGCCAATATTTTTCATGGGTCGCCAATATGTTGCCAGATGAAGATGGACAAATCTTTTGTTTACAAGTTCCTctttcttatttgttttctatttcCCTTGCAGGTGGGTAAGGGCTTCTGATGAATTTCTTTGTGTTTTACACTCTAGTCCATTAATGCATCTGCAAAAGAAGGTTCGATTCATTTTTAGAACCCTAAATTCAATAGAAATGTATAAATAGTTTTGCAGAGTTTTTGTCAGAGAATGTGAAGCAAATTTCTTTCAAGTTACTTGTACATGGCATTCCAGATTTTCTGGATAAGTGTTTTCCTTGTCCTAGTTAACGCAATATGAAAGTTATTTCCATCCTcatttgttgtttttcttttccttatttatATATGCTGATGCAGGAATCAGGCCATGTTCATACAACATTAGAAACCTCAATAGATCAAGGTCCTTATGTAAATGTCTCAGAAGACGGAATGGTGGCTGCACTAGGCAATGAACAAACAAGAAATAGCACTCTGGGAAACTTGCCTGAGTTCCAGAACATTGATCATAAAATGGATAACGAAATGGTTCCAGATGCCACGCACGTTAAGCAGGTCGCAGAAACCAAATCCGATAGTGTTACCAACAAGGGTCAAACCTGTGAACCACCTACAAATATTCTGGATGTCAAATTTCCAGATGTAGTTGCTGCTGTTACAAGACACTTAAACTATCTTTCACGGCAGAATAGAAGATCAATATGGTTACTTGCTTACGTTGCTATTATAACCACTTGGCCAGTGCTAGGGTCAGCTCTCAAAATCATCTTTAAAGGGAAGCACAAAAATGTACCTGCCATATTTGCAAGGTAATCTATGCTTGCAAACATTGTGTATTTTATACATGTATTGTTTATGAATAGGCAATAGCCATGCTATGTGTAAGTCAATGAAACATTGCAAGTCGATCAATGATGTTGCTTGATTCCTGTATTAAATCCTGGTATGGTAGAACATCTATTTTTTAGGCATGATTGTTATCTTAATTTGCCAAAATCTAATTTGGTCCTACTTTGTGCAGAAAAATACTAGAATTTGGTTGTGATAATACTGGGGATAACATTATCATTAATCTAGATAGAGATTATAATATAAGGGTTCAGGTGGAGATAATGTTACCCCAATACAATAAAATGTAATGCATATGTATATTGCATTAAATTGTAGCCAAAATATTGGGCTATTGGTGTTGATCATGTTTGTGAATTACTAATTAATGATTCTTTAATATATTGATGATAGTTGGAAATCCTTATGAGATAGTTATGACTCATTTTGGACTAAGTTAACACTCTAGGCAAATTCATCTTTCTAGAAGACGAAAAGGTGccttcataaaattttatatatattagttagtATCAATTGTAATGTCCCTCTAGATTTCTGGCAAGGCTTGGGCTTTAGAATCAAATGGCTGAAGAATTTAAGCTTTTCAATCGTAGTATGTATGGTCCTGGGAATATTTGAAACTTAGACCAAAGGCTGATAATTAGTCATTATGATGAACGTTATGAGATTTGGGTCTTCAAAAACAGGTAGATGCGTTTTAAATGAATAACCCATGTAGGAAGCTTCAAACTAAATCAGTACAAGTCCAGATGTAAAGCAAACTAGTTCTTCTTGATTGGATCCAAAATATTGGCTCAAAACTAAAACTGTACAAGTCTGGATGTAAAACAATCTAAATCATGACAATGAGTTTACCAGTATCAATAATTCCAAAATACTACCAAGTATGTTCCTGTCATTTTACAATTTACCAATATAAGATAATTGGAAACAACTCATGGCCCTTCATCTTTATGTTTAATAAAGAGAGAATGactatttttaattcaaattatgtcaaactaataagttattattatctttgaagttgaaaattgataaattattgtctttcgtccaatttttttttgttaatttttaattgtaaaaagagtttaagtgatttttaatctaattttaaatattaattacaatatttgaaaaatatataaaaaaactttttcatCCCGTGTGTGCAAATTTGATATTGACCACAAACTTACCGATAAATGCTATGCCAACATTCCTCATTTAGAGCAAAGACACATAGAGGTATACTTCCCACTTTCCAAGAGAGAAGAAAGCTTTCAAGAGTTTTTTGTTATGTAGATTTTTAAGAAACCAAAAGAAAggataaacaaaaagaaagtgaGTGAAGGCCAAACTTGAGGAAGGGGCTGGGCATTTTCCCCCTAATTTATTCATTCTTTCAGCCCTTTCATTGAATAAAACCTGATAAGGATTCCATCCTCTTCTTTGTTGGTATTAGGACGAATCTCAAACTTTAGACTTGATGCACTACTTTTGCCTTTCCCCCATACCTGTAGATCACAACTAACTCCCCACATAAATGTTCAATGTTTTGTACTAATAATTATTTACtgctaattttgtatttttatctcTATGACTGTTACTATGCATGCTTCATGGTTGGGTGGTGAAGAAAGAACCCCTCATCCATGGTATGTACACAAATCCATTGAAACCGACAGGTTAATAGACTAAGTTGACACTCGCTCCATCTACATTGTCCACTACAAATCGAGAGTCAACACTAATTAGATGGTATAACAGTGTTG
This is a stretch of genomic DNA from Mangifera indica cultivar Alphonso chromosome 11, CATAS_Mindica_2.1, whole genome shotgun sequence. It encodes these proteins:
- the LOC123229793 gene encoding embryogenesis-associated protein EMB8-like; amino-acid sequence: MPLFDESSIHAYKLLFNAFSQIPTSHYLFSLLILSLAFLYNFLEFHFFQDLFSGFRGSSVGLTFNSSCSLYYDVVSKCKILHGRYLATSWLSSPHIQTTFLHFFGRPPSFNYRRQLFHLPDGGMIALDWLLSSDASGGAFHVNNAISKEDTTPIVVVIPGLTSDSDSAYIKHLAFTTATRGWNVVVTNHRGLGGVSVTSDCFYNAGWTEDTREVVGYLHQEYPKAPLFAVGTSIGANILVKYLGEDGERTPLAGAVAICSPWDLLIGDRFICRRLLQKLYDRALAIGLQGYAQLHEPRYSRLANWEGIKKSRSIRDFDNHATCLVGKFETVDTYYRRCSSSTYVGNVAVPLLCISALDDPVCTREAIPWDECRANKNVVLATTQHGGHLAFFEGISAATVWWVRASDEFLCVLHSSPLMHLQKKESGHVHTTLETSIDQGPYVNVSEDGMVAALGNEQTRNSTLGNLPEFQNIDHKMDNEMVPDATHVKQVAETKSDSVTNKGQTCEPPTNILDVKFPDVVAAVTRHLNYLSRQNRRSIWLLAYVAIITTWPVLGSALKIIFKGKHKNVPAIFAR